From a single Bacteroidia bacterium genomic region:
- a CDS encoding HigA family addiction module antitoxin, with translation MASTLEITKSLLSPPGGTIQETIEEMGMSQAELAERMGRPKEKINDIIKGKEPVTTATAFKLEKVLGIPASFWLNREKAYRTKIYELQQQNELEKKKDWLQKFPIKDIRKLGWLPDTKETYLLVNALLQFFGIASPEEWERIYVDKEISVAFRISLANTQSPHAISAWLRMGELQSQTLTLSEFDKKKFKETLTEIKDLAYLMPLNFAAELQNICSRSGVAVVYTPALPQAPISGASRWFHNRPIIQLSGRFRTNDHFWFTFFHEAAHIILHGKKDIFLENVEGTENDQEKENDANVFAAKILIDPKDWRTILESRPLTLDKIKNYAAQMRVDPGIIVGRLQHEKKIPQSFGNELKKKIDIFSV, from the coding sequence ATGGCATCAACGCTTGAAATTACAAAATCCTTGCTCTCTCCTCCGGGAGGTACCATTCAGGAAACCATTGAAGAAATGGGGATGTCTCAGGCAGAGTTAGCTGAAAGAATGGGAAGACCCAAAGAGAAAATTAATGATATCATTAAAGGTAAAGAACCCGTCACGACGGCTACCGCTTTTAAATTGGAGAAGGTTTTAGGTATCCCGGCAAGCTTTTGGCTAAATCGGGAAAAAGCTTATCGTACAAAAATCTATGAGTTACAACAACAAAATGAACTAGAAAAAAAGAAAGACTGGCTTCAAAAATTTCCCATAAAAGATATCCGCAAACTGGGCTGGTTACCTGATACAAAAGAGACATACCTACTGGTTAATGCATTGCTTCAATTTTTCGGAATCGCTTCACCCGAAGAATGGGAACGGATTTATGTGGACAAAGAAATTTCTGTAGCTTTTCGAATATCTCTGGCAAACACACAAAGCCCACATGCAATTTCAGCCTGGTTAAGAATGGGGGAATTACAATCGCAAACTCTTACTCTTTCCGAATTCGACAAAAAAAAATTCAAAGAAACACTCACAGAAATTAAAGACCTGGCCTACCTTATGCCGCTCAATTTTGCTGCGGAATTGCAGAATATATGTTCCCGGTCAGGTGTTGCTGTTGTTTATACTCCTGCTTTACCCCAAGCACCTATAAGTGGTGCATCTCGCTGGTTCCACAACCGGCCTATCATTCAACTTTCCGGTAGATTCAGAACAAATGACCACTTTTGGTTTACGTTTTTCCATGAAGCTGCTCATATCATTTTACATGGTAAAAAAGATATTTTCCTCGAAAATGTAGAAGGAACCGAAAATGACCAGGAGAAAGAAAATGATGCGAATGTTTTTGCAGCAAAAATACTAATTGATCCTAAAGACTGGAGAACTATCCTTGAGAGCCGGCCATTAACGTTAGACAAAATTAAAAACTATGCAGCTCAAATGCGTGTTGACCCAGGCATTATTGTAGGGAGATTACAACACGAAAAAAAAATCCCTCAGTCTTTTGGTAACGAACTGAAAAAAAAGATTGACATTTTCAGTGTTTAA
- a CDS encoding inorganic phosphate transporter produces MSFKTVLALFICSILSFPLFAANPGIINGKISSGKTGEVVPDVSLNLAIKDSIIAGGFVTDNEGKYSIETEPGTYSLIISHPSFISDTIDIVVAEGVSVYNETLLFEDSLTRESLKIEVTEKPAGIIEHIGENYSGLTIGLFILAILAVAGFEFVNGFHDTANAVATVIYTNTLKPLHAVVWSGIWNFLGVWVGGIAVAASLMALLPLEQMMGLSVGENLAIVMAVMITAISWNLLTWYFGIPCSSSHTMIGSLLGTAMGLWLHKGGDGVNWGKAYDIGMSLLLSPAFGFAVAIVLMYLLHLFIKNKVIFEEPPRDTAPPWWIRIILVTTCTLVSFFHGSNDGQKGVGLLMIILLSLFPLHYALNPSIEPSSVASALEVIEQGLGNDTQFAPVVAIENIKTQMVQNGHMGAEQKIQLRRDIRQLQKQLKALSKDQWKKQNPEEQKTIKEAIGTVNNYTTFAPTWAILLISVSLGLGTMIGWKRIVVTIGENIGKSHLTYAQGAAAELIATATIGMSTGLGLPVSTTHVLSSGVAGTMVAEGGIGNLQRKTVTNIVLAWILTLPVTIVGSLIFYKLFQWLFL; encoded by the coding sequence ATGAGTTTTAAAACGGTCCTCGCCCTGTTTATTTGTAGCATTCTCTCCTTCCCTTTATTTGCAGCAAATCCGGGTATTATCAATGGGAAAATCTCCAGTGGAAAAACCGGAGAAGTTGTTCCCGATGTTTCATTAAATCTTGCCATTAAAGACAGTATCATAGCAGGAGGTTTTGTCACAGACAATGAAGGTAAATACTCTATCGAAACCGAGCCGGGAACTTATTCTCTCATTATTTCGCATCCTTCTTTTATTAGTGATACCATTGATATCGTTGTGGCAGAAGGTGTCTCAGTTTACAACGAGACGCTGCTTTTTGAGGACAGCCTGACCCGCGAATCGCTGAAGATTGAAGTCACGGAGAAACCAGCCGGCATCATTGAGCATATCGGGGAAAATTATAGTGGATTGACCATTGGTCTGTTTATTCTTGCGATTCTTGCAGTTGCTGGCTTTGAGTTTGTCAATGGTTTTCACGATACCGCCAATGCTGTGGCAACGGTAATTTACACCAATACCCTCAAACCGCTTCACGCGGTAGTCTGGTCCGGTATATGGAATTTTCTGGGTGTATGGGTAGGGGGAATTGCCGTGGCGGCCAGCCTCATGGCGCTTTTGCCTTTGGAACAGATGATGGGACTGAGTGTAGGCGAAAATCTGGCGATTGTGATGGCAGTGATGATAACGGCGATTTCGTGGAACCTGCTTACATGGTATTTTGGCATCCCATGTTCCAGTTCACATACGATGATCGGTTCTCTGCTTGGAACAGCTATGGGACTTTGGCTGCACAAAGGCGGCGACGGGGTAAACTGGGGCAAAGCCTATGACATCGGTATGTCTCTCCTGCTTTCTCCGGCATTTGGTTTTGCCGTAGCCATTGTACTGATGTACCTGCTTCATCTTTTCATCAAAAATAAAGTCATATTCGAAGAACCGCCCCGCGATACTGCACCTCCCTGGTGGATTCGGATTATTCTGGTTACGACCTGTACCCTGGTAAGCTTTTTTCACGGATCCAATGACGGACAAAAAGGCGTGGGTCTGCTGATGATTATTTTACTCTCTCTTTTCCCTTTGCATTATGCCCTAAATCCGTCTATAGAACCATCCAGTGTGGCCAGTGCGCTCGAAGTGATCGAGCAGGGATTGGGAAATGATACACAGTTTGCTCCCGTAGTGGCCATCGAAAATATCAAAACACAGATGGTACAAAACGGCCATATGGGCGCTGAGCAAAAAATCCAACTGAGAAGAGACATACGGCAACTTCAGAAACAACTGAAAGCCCTTTCCAAAGATCAATGGAAAAAACAAAATCCGGAAGAGCAGAAAACCATTAAGGAGGCGATCGGAACAGTCAACAATTACACCACCTTTGCGCCTACCTGGGCAATTCTGCTGATTTCAGTTTCTCTGGGTCTTGGGACGATGATTGGCTGGAAAAGAATTGTTGTTACCATCGGGGAAAATATTGGAAAATCGCATCTCACCTATGCACAGGGAGCTGCAGCAGAGTTGATTGCCACAGCCACTATCGGTATGAGCACAGGTCTTGGACTGCCGGTAAGTACCACGCATGTACTTTCTTCAGGCGTAGCGGGAACCATGGTTGCGGAAGGCGGCATCGGCAACCTTCAGCGGAAAACAGTTACCAATATTGTACTGGCATGGATTCTTACGTTGCCTGTTACGATCGTAGGATCGCTCATTTTCTATAAACTATTCCAGTGGCTGTTTTTGTAG
- a CDS encoding CHAT domain-containing protein, translated as MNDKDLAEVREMISRDNITGAFNKLRGMTLENNVSQSMILLEGRFNSLNRQVRMGTISYAESSVEKSRIVYGLIGLLDEIKSGTGSTTNTSSQTPVNQPQTNTTTVTTQTKILFLASNPGETGRLRLDKEYRDIEEGLRRATNRDKFKLSSRLAVRTKDLSRAMLEETPQIVHFSGHGVKSGSSGESDEKGTRKFEYSGKHGDSQRDDQNVSGEIILEGNDGTLKMVSAEALAGLFELFSEHIQCVFLNACYSQYQAEAIIKHVPYVIGMSRAVPDKVAIEFAVAFYDALGNGRDIEFAFKYAKSSVVLEGLSGSDIPVLVKREA; from the coding sequence ATGAATGATAAAGATTTAGCTGAAGTAAGAGAGATGATCAGCCGGGATAATATCACCGGAGCCTTTAACAAATTGAGAGGCATGACGTTGGAAAATAATGTCTCCCAATCCATGATCTTGCTGGAAGGCAGATTCAACAGCCTCAACCGCCAGGTTCGTATGGGTACGATTTCCTACGCTGAGTCCAGTGTAGAAAAATCGCGCATTGTATATGGCCTGATCGGTCTGCTCGATGAGATAAAATCGGGTACTGGAAGTACTACTAACACTTCTTCGCAAACACCCGTCAATCAACCCCAGACAAATACAACTACAGTTACCACCCAAACCAAAATATTATTTCTCGCATCCAACCCCGGTGAAACGGGACGGCTTCGGCTTGATAAGGAATATCGGGACATTGAAGAAGGATTGCGCAGGGCTACAAACCGTGATAAATTTAAACTCTCATCACGACTGGCGGTCAGAACCAAAGACCTCTCCCGGGCAATGCTTGAAGAAACCCCTCAAATTGTGCACTTCTCCGGACATGGCGTGAAGTCCGGATCAAGCGGAGAGTCTGACGAGAAGGGCACTCGCAAGTTTGAATATTCCGGAAAACATGGGGATTCGCAGCGGGACGATCAAAATGTTTCGGGAGAAATCATTCTCGAAGGAAATGATGGAACCCTCAAAATGGTGTCCGCAGAGGCCCTTGCCGGATTATTTGAATTGTTTAGCGAACATATCCAATGTGTATTCCTCAATGCGTGTTATTCCCAATACCAGGCTGAAGCGATAATTAAGCACGTACCCTATGTTATCGGAATGAGTCGCGCTGTGCCAGATAAGGTAGCTATTGAATTTGCCGTGGCATTCTATGATGCATTGGGAAATGGCCGGGATATAGAATTTGCCTTTAAATATGCAAAAAGCAGTGTGGTGCTGGAAGGCCTTTCCGGCTCTGATATTCCCGTGCTGGTAAAACGCGAAGCATAA
- a CDS encoding S8 family serine peptidase, which translates to MSTFFRVVLLSALFLSKAYAQDMYFWSGAGVVNMVENKQSLCIYFHKPVRLDETFRISHPDIEKILDMNGRISDHVVVEFSRSMDRTPLAMAEELQMDHSLIKNATWAMNASNGAKMWLSRKIVYRANSEFSQPLFDKIITRYPGVQQLRTAGGWDLLEIANTDDVLPLANELYESGMMALCHPDFFIVPYGMYTPPAGLFYADQFYLNNTGQFVEGNSTSDVDIDAPEAWNLLPSLGSPDINVAVIDEGVEAHEDLEDGDGNSRVLTGYTTSDPLNGVGAQEFAEDAHGQAISGIIAASHNNLGGNGIAPSVKILPVHIFIDGTSTISEIADGIDWAWRNGADVINNSWVFDFAAAPGFIPAIETALDSAKTRGRNGKGCPIFFSAGQGTNGNSGNDSVSYPANLSFVMAVGACTQKKQRPSYTNYGTGLDIVAPTSPTNVANIRVMDRMGDMGYNTSANYIANLDFSDVNYTKWFGGTSAACAQASGVAALLLSYDPTLSQSQVRNLIKSTTTPNGDTTKFGSGILNAAAALSAAGATLPVELTYFNGQAEQNMVVLTWKTARELNNDYFSVERLEVNGFSEIGVVNGNGNSAEPIAYSFNDNAPLPGKNVYRLRQVDFDGGSSYSPQVEVTFASGMAVSQIWPNPTRGEINFDLSFGMFDDVQYKITDLSGRLRQSDVLMPTTAVSRLSLNVSGLSGGLYFISFYTRSGLVETRKFVKE; encoded by the coding sequence ATGAGTACCTTTTTCAGAGTTGTTTTGTTATCTGCTTTGTTTCTGTCGAAAGCATACGCACAGGATATGTATTTCTGGTCGGGAGCAGGTGTGGTTAATATGGTCGAAAACAAACAATCCCTGTGTATATATTTCCATAAGCCCGTCAGGCTGGACGAAACGTTTCGCATATCCCATCCGGATATTGAGAAGATCTTAGATATGAATGGCCGTATCTCCGACCACGTTGTGGTGGAGTTTAGCCGCTCCATGGATCGCACGCCGCTTGCCATGGCAGAGGAGTTGCAGATGGATCATTCGCTCATCAAAAATGCAACCTGGGCCATGAACGCTTCAAATGGGGCAAAAATGTGGCTTAGCCGCAAGATTGTTTACCGGGCAAACAGCGAATTCAGCCAGCCATTATTTGACAAAATCATCACCCGCTACCCGGGGGTACAACAACTCCGTACAGCCGGAGGCTGGGATCTGTTGGAAATAGCCAATACTGACGATGTGTTACCTCTCGCCAATGAGCTATACGAAAGCGGAATGATGGCACTTTGCCACCCTGATTTTTTCATTGTGCCTTATGGTATGTACACGCCACCAGCCGGTCTTTTTTATGCAGACCAGTTTTACCTCAACAATACCGGGCAGTTTGTCGAAGGCAACTCTACCAGTGATGTCGATATCGATGCGCCTGAGGCCTGGAATCTCCTGCCTTCGCTCGGTAGTCCTGATATTAATGTCGCAGTGATTGATGAGGGCGTGGAGGCCCATGAGGATCTGGAAGATGGAGATGGAAATTCACGTGTATTGACAGGTTATACCACCTCTGATCCGCTCAATGGTGTCGGAGCGCAGGAGTTTGCCGAAGATGCACACGGACAGGCTATTTCCGGTATTATTGCCGCCTCTCACAACAACCTTGGCGGAAATGGAATCGCGCCCTCTGTGAAGATTCTTCCCGTTCATATCTTCATCGACGGGACAAGTACGATCTCTGAAATTGCCGATGGTATCGACTGGGCCTGGAGAAATGGGGCCGATGTGATCAACAACTCATGGGTATTTGATTTTGCCGCCGCGCCCGGATTTATCCCCGCAATTGAAACCGCCCTCGACAGTGCAAAAACACGCGGCCGCAATGGAAAAGGTTGTCCGATCTTTTTTTCTGCCGGACAAGGCACGAATGGCAACTCTGGAAATGACAGTGTGAGTTATCCCGCAAACCTTTCTTTTGTAATGGCGGTAGGCGCCTGTACGCAAAAAAAACAAAGACCTAGTTATACAAACTATGGTACGGGACTCGACATTGTCGCCCCCACTTCTCCCACCAATGTCGCTAATATTCGGGTAATGGATCGTATGGGCGATATGGGCTACAATACCTCTGCCAATTATATCGCCAACTTAGATTTCTCCGATGTCAACTATACCAAATGGTTTGGGGGCACTTCGGCTGCTTGTGCGCAAGCTTCCGGGGTGGCAGCGCTACTGTTGTCTTATGACCCGACGCTATCGCAATCGCAGGTCAGAAACCTGATCAAATCTACTACAACGCCCAACGGTGATACAACTAAATTTGGTTCAGGCATCCTTAACGCTGCCGCTGCACTTTCTGCTGCTGGTGCCACTCTTCCTGTCGAGCTAACCTACTTTAATGGGCAGGCTGAACAAAATATGGTAGTCCTCACCTGGAAAACGGCCAGAGAACTGAATAACGACTATTTTTCCGTAGAGCGGCTTGAGGTAAATGGGTTTTCGGAAATAGGTGTGGTAAATGGTAATGGCAATAGCGCCGAACCGATTGCCTACTCATTTAATGATAATGCGCCCCTTCCCGGGAAAAACGTGTATCGCCTCCGTCAGGTCGATTTTGACGGTGGCAGCAGCTACTCGCCACAGGTAGAGGTGACTTTTGCAAGTGGAATGGCTGTCTCACAGATTTGGCCTAATCCAACCCGGGGAGAAATAAATTTTGATCTGTCTTTTGGGATGTTTGATGATGTACAGTACAAAATCACAGATCTCAGCGGCAGGCTCCGGCAGTCTGATGTATTAATGCCAACTACTGCGGTTTCAAGACTTTCTCTGAATGTATCTGGCTTAAGCGGCGGGCTGTATTTTATCAGTTTTTACACCCGCTCAGGGTTAGTTGAAACCAGAAAATTTGTAAAAGAATAA
- a CDS encoding fatty acid desaturase: MLKGKELILATKPFAKEDRSKSWTYLISTLCLVLAAITASTFSFHPMIRLGLSLFIALLLVRLFAMYHDFLHKAILKKSTAAKVIFSFFGYYTLNPPSIWRRSHDYHHKHNSKLFSSSIGSFPVYTTAQFNKLSKFEQARYLFIRHPLTILFGYIFAFWFGMCVLSLIRNPKKHWDSAIALVVHHGIGISFIVIAGWATFWFSFMIPALISSAIGAYLFYAQHNFPGVTFENKENWSYHDAALHSTSYMKMNRVMRWFTGNIGYHHIHHLNALIPFYRLPEAHKNFSEFDVVKRTSLNPRDIYHCFQVKVWDPHLNQMLRLNELRKMNKGLTDG, encoded by the coding sequence ATGCTGAAAGGGAAAGAATTAATATTGGCGACTAAGCCTTTTGCGAAAGAGGACCGGAGTAAAAGCTGGACTTATCTTATCTCCACACTATGTCTGGTGCTGGCCGCAATTACGGCTTCGACGTTTTCTTTTCATCCAATGATCAGACTGGGATTAAGCCTGTTCATTGCATTGTTACTCGTCCGGCTATTTGCCATGTATCATGACTTTCTTCACAAGGCGATCCTCAAAAAAAGTACAGCCGCAAAAGTCATTTTTAGCTTCTTTGGATATTATACGCTCAACCCTCCCAGTATTTGGCGTCGTTCGCACGACTACCACCATAAGCATAATTCCAAACTCTTTAGTTCCAGTATTGGGTCTTTCCCTGTTTATACGACCGCGCAGTTCAATAAGCTTTCAAAATTCGAACAAGCCCGGTATTTATTTATCCGCCATCCGCTGACGATTTTATTTGGTTATATTTTTGCTTTTTGGTTTGGAATGTGCGTGCTCTCATTGATTAGAAATCCAAAAAAACACTGGGATTCAGCAATTGCCCTGGTTGTTCATCATGGAATAGGGATAAGCTTTATTGTGATTGCCGGATGGGCCACATTCTGGTTCTCATTCATGATCCCTGCACTTATATCCAGTGCGATAGGCGCGTATTTGTTTTATGCACAACACAATTTCCCCGGAGTTACTTTTGAAAATAAAGAAAACTGGAGTTATCATGATGCCGCGCTTCATTCTACCAGCTATATGAAAATGAATCGTGTGATGCGATGGTTTACCGGCAATATCGGTTATCATCATATCCACCATCTCAATGCCCTTATTCCGTTTTATCGACTTCCCGAAGCTCATAAAAATTTCTCCGAGTTTGATGTGGTAAAAAGGACATCGTTGAACCCCCGGGACATTTATCACTGTTTTCAGGTAAAAGTTTGGGATCCCCACTTAAATCAGATGCTCAGATTAAATGAACTCAGGAAAATGAATAAGGGGTTAACCGATGGCTGA
- a CDS encoding lysophospholipid acyltransferase family protein, which translates to MKAIIYYLSLPFIYLISVLPFWFIYRLSDFLFFILYRLVGYRKKVVSLNLKNSFPEKSDAERKQIQIKFYKYFFDLALETIKSLSISPQELKKRVIFEDTAIFQHYFNRGQSIIIVMGHYGNWELGGARFALEPLHKLYIVYHPLHNKYFDQLMYKMRTRLGNGLYSMKGTLRGMIDNKEKITATAFIADQTPSPNGAYWMDFLNQDTPVFTGTGKIANKFNYPVVYASVKRVKRGYYSIHLEELSAISKEVDPEEIVARFTKKLERDIRQLPESWLWTHRRWKHKRQPQTN; encoded by the coding sequence ATGAAAGCAATTATTTACTATTTATCTCTTCCTTTTATTTATTTGATTTCGGTACTGCCATTCTGGTTCATCTACAGGCTCTCAGATTTTCTCTTTTTCATTTTGTACAGATTAGTAGGTTACAGAAAGAAAGTGGTTTCGCTGAACCTCAAAAATTCGTTTCCTGAAAAAAGCGATGCAGAACGAAAACAGATACAAATCAAATTCTACAAATATTTCTTCGACCTGGCGCTCGAAACGATAAAATCGCTGAGTATTTCCCCTCAGGAACTAAAAAAAAGAGTCATATTTGAAGATACCGCCATATTTCAACATTACTTCAATCGTGGGCAGAGCATTATTATCGTGATGGGACATTATGGAAACTGGGAGCTCGGAGGCGCACGTTTCGCTTTGGAGCCGCTCCATAAACTTTACATCGTTTACCACCCGCTGCACAACAAATACTTTGACCAACTGATGTATAAAATGCGTACCCGACTGGGTAATGGTTTGTACTCCATGAAAGGCACACTCCGGGGAATGATTGACAACAAGGAAAAAATAACCGCAACTGCATTTATCGCAGACCAAACACCTTCGCCCAATGGTGCCTATTGGATGGATTTTCTCAATCAGGACACGCCGGTATTTACCGGAACCGGAAAAATTGCGAACAAATTTAACTACCCGGTAGTATATGCTTCCGTAAAACGAGTAAAGCGAGGATACTATAGCATCCATTTGGAGGAATTGAGTGCCATTTCAAAAGAGGTTGATCCGGAAGAAATTGTAGCGAGATTTACAAAAAAACTTGAGCGGGACATCAGGCAATTACCAGAGTCATGGCTATGGACCCATAGACGATGGAAACACAAGCGACAACCGCAAACGAATTAG
- a CDS encoding anthrone oxygenase family protein: MKKILPYIAIIGIGAFAGNMINIGLSYAIHWQSLDPMAFMESFKVDFPLLLGPTAATLLPAFIATLWLVFLNKENKPARQYWLFAFAALLLINIQTVAYHLPLNLDFMALKFSAAEATSKLQGWVIFHWIRVAVAIVSAVYAIKAFQLSNNN, encoded by the coding sequence ATGAAAAAAATACTGCCCTATATCGCTATAATCGGCATTGGTGCTTTTGCTGGCAACATGATCAACATCGGTCTTAGCTACGCTATTCACTGGCAGTCCTTAGACCCCATGGCTTTCATGGAATCCTTCAAAGTGGATTTTCCGCTTTTGCTGGGTCCTACAGCGGCCACATTATTGCCCGCATTTATCGCTACGCTGTGGCTGGTTTTTCTCAATAAAGAAAATAAACCAGCAAGACAGTATTGGCTTTTTGCTTTTGCAGCCTTGCTGCTTATCAATATCCAAACCGTGGCCTATCATCTGCCGCTGAATCTGGATTTTATGGCGTTGAAATTCAGTGCAGCTGAAGCTACAAGCAAACTGCAAGGCTGGGTGATTTTCCATTGGATACGCGTGGCAGTAGCTATCGTCTCAGCAGTGTATGCGATTAAAGCATTTCAACTTTCAAACAATAACTAA
- a CDS encoding DUF4345 family protein: MLLFIRICLVLYGIIALGTGSLGIAASFDPSTISPVQDNNHRFVAAIWASMSLAFFYVAWHPSEIALFRFLMIAVFIGGLVRTYGLRYYPATPFMIFGILIELVPTSLMLWMHTRLLHTGSL; the protein is encoded by the coding sequence ATGCTTTTATTCATTCGCATTTGCTTGGTTTTGTACGGCATTATCGCTCTTGGGACCGGATCCCTGGGCATAGCTGCTTCATTTGATCCTTCCACGATATCTCCGGTACAGGACAACAATCATCGGTTTGTTGCAGCCATTTGGGCTTCCATGTCCCTGGCATTTTTTTATGTCGCATGGCATCCTTCGGAAATTGCCCTGTTTCGGTTTTTGATGATTGCCGTGTTTATCGGCGGGCTTGTCAGAACCTATGGACTCAGGTATTACCCAGCCACTCCATTTATGATTTTTGGCATTTTAATAGAATTGGTACCAACCTCACTCATGCTTTGGATGCATACCCGGCTATTACATACAGGCTCACTCTAA